A genomic segment from [Flavobacterium] thermophilum encodes:
- the pyrD gene encoding Dihydroorotate dehydrogenase B (NAD(+)), catalytic subunit → MNRLAVELPGLSLKNPIMPASGCFGFGREYARFYDLSVLGAIMIKATTKEPRFGNPTPRVAETPGGMLNAIGLQNPGLDKVLEEELPWLEQFDVPIIANIAGSTVEEYVEVAEAISKAPNVHALELNISCPNVKKGGIAFGTVPDVAAELTRLVKQVSAVPVYVKLSPNVTDIVAMAKAIEQAGADGLTMINTLVGMRIDVKTGRPVLANGTGGLSGPAVKPIAIRMIYEVSQAVSIPIIGMGGIQTAEDVLEFFYAGASAVAVGTANFVDPFVCPTIIADLPALLDDLGIGHISECIGRSWKTGAHAVHCRA, encoded by the coding sequence ATGAACCGGCTTGCCGTTGAACTGCCGGGTCTTTCGCTCAAAAACCCGATCATGCCGGCGTCCGGCTGTTTCGGATTTGGCCGCGAGTACGCCCGGTTTTACGATTTAAGCGTGTTAGGCGCCATCATGATCAAAGCGACGACAAAAGAGCCGCGCTTTGGCAACCCGACACCAAGGGTGGCAGAAACGCCGGGCGGGATGTTAAACGCCATCGGCCTGCAAAACCCCGGCCTTGACAAAGTGCTCGAAGAAGAACTGCCGTGGCTTGAACAGTTTGACGTCCCGATCATCGCCAACATCGCTGGCTCGACGGTGGAAGAGTACGTCGAGGTAGCCGAAGCGATTTCGAAGGCGCCCAATGTCCATGCGTTAGAGCTCAACATTTCCTGCCCAAACGTGAAAAAAGGCGGCATTGCGTTCGGCACCGTGCCGGACGTGGCCGCGGAACTGACGCGGCTTGTCAAACAAGTGTCCGCCGTGCCGGTGTACGTGAAGCTGTCGCCGAACGTTACCGACATCGTGGCGATGGCAAAAGCGATTGAACAAGCGGGCGCCGACGGCCTGACGATGATCAATACGCTCGTCGGCATGCGCATCGACGTGAAAACAGGCCGCCCCGTTTTGGCCAACGGCACCGGCGGCTTATCCGGCCCGGCGGTGAAACCGATCGCCATCCGCATGATTTATGAAGTGAGCCAGGCGGTGTCGATTCCGATCATCGGCATGGGCGGCATTCAAACGGCGGAAGACGTGCTCGAGTTTTTCTACGCCGGCGCGAGCGCGGTTGCGGTCGGCACGGCCAACTTCGTCGATCCGTTCGTCTGCCCGACGATCATCGCCGACCTGCCGGCGCTGTTGGACGACCTCGGGATTGGCCACATTTCCGAATGCATAGGAAGGAGCTGGAAGACCGGTGCACACGCCGTTCATTGTCGCGCTTGA
- the pyrC gene encoding Dihydroorotase, whose product MDVWLKNGMSFNEDGKLVRTHLKMEHGTIAAILYEQPLEADGEDVIDVGGRLIAPGLIDLHVHLREPGGEAKETIETGTLAAAKGGFTTVAAMPNTNPVPDRKEQMERLQARIRETAHVNVLPYAAITIGQKGEELADFAALKEAGAFAFTDDGVGVQSAGMMYEAMKRAAALDMPIVAHCEDDTLKNGGAVHDGEFARRYGLAGIPSVCEAVHIARDVLLAEAAGCHYHVCHISTKESVRVVRDAKRAGIRVTAEVTPHHLLLCDEDIPGLDANYKMNPPLRSRADREALIEGLLDGTIDFIATDHAPHTAAEKAKGIEAAPFGIVGLETAFPLLYTHFVKTGVFTLKQLVDWLTIKPAQCFGLKAGRLAVGAPADIAVIDLETEEAIDPETFASKGKNTPFAGWKCQGWPVMTFVGGTLVWKKGRE is encoded by the coding sequence ATGGACGTATGGCTGAAAAATGGCATGTCGTTCAATGAAGATGGGAAATTGGTGCGGACACATCTCAAAATGGAACACGGAACCATTGCGGCGATCCTGTATGAACAGCCGCTCGAAGCGGATGGGGAGGACGTGATCGACGTCGGCGGTCGTCTCATCGCTCCCGGCTTGATCGACTTGCACGTTCATTTGCGCGAACCAGGCGGCGAGGCGAAAGAAACGATTGAAACGGGCACGCTCGCCGCGGCGAAAGGCGGTTTTACGACGGTTGCCGCCATGCCGAACACAAATCCGGTGCCGGACCGGAAAGAACAGATGGAACGGCTGCAAGCCCGCATCCGCGAAACGGCGCACGTCAACGTGCTTCCGTATGCGGCGATCACGATCGGGCAAAAAGGGGAAGAGCTGGCTGACTTTGCGGCGCTCAAAGAAGCGGGAGCGTTCGCGTTCACCGATGACGGCGTCGGCGTCCAGTCGGCTGGGATGATGTATGAGGCGATGAAGCGGGCGGCAGCGCTCGATATGCCGATCGTCGCCCATTGCGAGGACGATACATTAAAAAACGGCGGCGCGGTGCATGACGGCGAGTTCGCCCGCCGATATGGGCTCGCCGGCATTCCATCCGTCTGCGAAGCGGTGCACATCGCCCGCGACGTCCTGCTCGCGGAAGCAGCCGGATGCCATTATCACGTCTGCCATATCAGTACGAAAGAGTCGGTGCGCGTCGTCCGCGACGCGAAGCGGGCCGGCATCCGCGTCACCGCCGAAGTGACGCCGCACCATCTGCTCTTGTGCGATGAGGATATTCCAGGGCTTGATGCGAACTACAAAATGAACCCACCGCTGCGCAGCCGCGCGGACCGCGAGGCGCTCATTGAGGGCCTGCTCGATGGCACGATCGATTTTATCGCTACGGATCATGCGCCGCATACAGCAGCGGAAAAAGCGAAAGGCATCGAGGCGGCGCCGTTTGGCATCGTTGGGCTCGAAACGGCGTTTCCGCTCCTATATACCCATTTCGTCAAAACAGGCGTGTTTACATTAAAGCAGCTTGTCGATTGGCTGACGATCAAGCCGGCGCAATGTTTCGGCCTCAAGGCCGGGCGGCTTGCCGTCGGGGCGCCGGCGGATATTGCGGTCATTGATTTGGAAACAGAAGAAGCGATTGATCCCGAGACGTTTGCCTCAAAAGGGAAAAATACGCCGTTTGCCGGCTGGAAATGCCAAGGCTGGCCGGTGATGACGTTTGTCGGCGGTACACTCGTATGGAAGAAAGGAAGAGAATGA
- the pyrF gene encoding Orotidine 5'-phosphate decarboxylase, whose product MHTPFIVALDFPSKQEVERFLRPFAGTPLFVKVGMELYYQEGPAIVAFLKEQGHAVFLDLKLHDIPNTVKQAMKGLARVGADLVNVHAAGGRRMMEAAIEGLDAGTPSGAARPRCIAVTQLTSTDERMLHEELWISRPLVETVGHYAALANESGLDGVVCSANEAPLIKERCGASFLAVTPGIRFADEAAHDQVRVVTPKRARELGVDYIVVGRSLTRAADPLKAYERLQHEWNGGEKE is encoded by the coding sequence GTGCACACGCCGTTCATTGTCGCGCTTGATTTCCCATCAAAACAAGAGGTGGAGCGGTTTTTGCGGCCGTTTGCCGGAACGCCGCTGTTCGTCAAAGTCGGCATGGAGCTGTACTATCAGGAAGGTCCCGCCATCGTCGCGTTTCTCAAAGAACAAGGACATGCCGTCTTTTTAGACTTAAAACTGCACGACATCCCGAATACGGTGAAACAAGCGATGAAAGGGCTCGCCCGTGTCGGCGCCGATTTGGTGAACGTCCACGCTGCCGGCGGCCGGCGCATGATGGAAGCAGCCATCGAAGGGCTTGACGCCGGCACGCCAAGCGGCGCCGCCCGACCGCGCTGCATCGCTGTCACCCAGCTGACGAGCACGGACGAGCGGATGCTTCACGAGGAGCTGTGGATTTCCCGCCCACTTGTGGAAACAGTCGGCCATTACGCCGCCTTGGCGAACGAAAGCGGCCTTGACGGCGTCGTCTGCTCGGCGAACGAAGCGCCGCTCATCAAAGAACGGTGCGGCGCCTCGTTCCTCGCCGTCACCCCGGGCATCCGCTTTGCCGATGAGGCAGCGCACGACCAAGTGCGCGTCGTCACGCCAAAGCGCGCCCGCGAGCTCGGCGTCGACTACATTGTCGTCGGCCGCAGCCTCACCCGCGCCGCCGATCCGCTGAAAGCCTACGAACGCCTGCAGCACGAATGGAACGGAGGAGAGAAAGAATGA
- the carA_1 gene encoding Carbamoyl-phosphate synthase small chain: MKRQLILEDGSFFVGEAFGSLKETTGEVVFNTGMTGYQEILTDPSYCGQIVTMTYPLIGNYGINRDDFEAIRPYVHGFIVKEACVTPSNWRGELTLDEYLKEKDIPGLAGIDTRKLTRLIRQYGTLKGMICGLDVDPVEAAAKLRAMEWPRDQVRRVSTKSAYPSPGRGERVVLIDFGMKHGILRELNKRNCDVIVLPYNATAEDVLSWHPDGVMLSNGPGDPKDVPEAIEMIRGILGKVPLFGICLGHQLFALACGANTEKMKFGHRGSNHPVKDLRTGKVAITAQNHGYTVTHESLAGTRLEVTHVALNDGTVEGLRHLDFPAFTVQYHPEASPGPEDANPLFDEFLALIREFNKKGEVIHA; the protein is encoded by the coding sequence ATGAAACGGCAGCTGATTTTAGAAGATGGTTCGTTTTTTGTCGGCGAAGCGTTTGGCAGCTTGAAAGAGACGACCGGGGAAGTCGTCTTTAACACCGGCATGACCGGGTATCAAGAAATTTTGACCGACCCGTCGTATTGCGGGCAAATTGTGACGATGACGTATCCATTGATCGGCAACTACGGCATTAACCGCGACGACTTTGAAGCGATCCGCCCGTACGTGCACGGATTCATCGTCAAAGAAGCGTGCGTGACGCCGTCGAACTGGCGTGGGGAACTAACATTGGATGAGTATTTAAAAGAAAAAGACATTCCGGGACTCGCGGGCATTGACACGCGCAAACTGACGCGCCTTATCCGCCAATACGGAACGTTAAAAGGGATGATCTGTGGGCTAGATGTCGATCCGGTGGAAGCAGCAGCCAAGCTGCGGGCGATGGAGTGGCCGCGCGACCAAGTGCGGCGCGTTTCAACGAAAAGCGCCTACCCAAGCCCGGGGCGCGGCGAGCGCGTCGTCTTGATCGACTTTGGGATGAAGCACGGCATTTTGCGCGAGTTGAACAAGCGAAACTGCGATGTCATCGTCTTGCCGTACAACGCGACGGCGGAAGACGTATTGAGCTGGCATCCGGATGGGGTCATGCTCTCGAACGGACCGGGCGACCCGAAAGACGTGCCGGAAGCGATCGAGATGATCCGCGGGATTCTCGGCAAAGTGCCGCTCTTTGGCATCTGCCTCGGCCATCAGCTGTTCGCCTTGGCATGCGGGGCGAATACGGAGAAGATGAAATTCGGCCATCGCGGCTCGAACCATCCGGTCAAAGACTTGCGCACCGGCAAAGTCGCCATCACGGCGCAAAACCACGGTTATACGGTCACGCATGAATCGCTTGCCGGCACGCGTCTTGAAGTGACGCATGTCGCCTTAAACGACGGCACGGTCGAAGGGCTCCGCCATCTCGATTTCCCGGCGTTTACGGTGCAGTATCATCCGGAAGCGTCGCCGGGGCCGGAAGATGCGAATCCGTTGTTTGACGAGTTTTTGGCGCTCATCCGCGAGTTCAACAAGAAAGGGGAAGTCATCCATGCCTAA
- the pyrB gene encoding Aspartate carbamoyltransferase codes for MTHLFTLSELPLSDITRLLDEAEAFRRGRAWRPAAPMYVANLFFEPSTRTKCSFEMAERKLGLHVIPFDPERSSVQKGETLYDTVKTLEAIGVDAVVIRHHEDAYFEALRHAVGIPVINAGDGCGHHPTQSLLDLLTIRQEFGAFTGLTVAIIGDIRHSRVARSNAEVLTRLGANVLFSGPEEWKDETNPHGTYVELDEAIACADVVMLLRIQHERHAETMGLTKEEYHVRYGLTLERARRMKQGAIILHPAPVNRGVEIASELVEAKASRIFKQMENGVYVRMAVLKRAMEGRMEHGRMAEKWHVVQ; via the coding sequence TTTACATTGAGCGAACTGCCGCTTTCCGACATCACCCGGCTGCTTGATGAAGCGGAAGCGTTCCGCCGCGGCCGCGCTTGGCGCCCGGCCGCGCCGATGTATGTCGCCAATTTGTTTTTCGAACCGAGCACGCGTACGAAATGCAGCTTCGAGATGGCGGAACGGAAGCTTGGGCTTCATGTCATCCCGTTTGACCCGGAACGGTCAAGCGTGCAAAAAGGGGAGACGCTGTACGATACGGTCAAGACGCTTGAAGCGATCGGCGTTGACGCGGTTGTCATCCGCCACCACGAAGATGCGTATTTCGAAGCGCTCCGTCATGCGGTCGGCATCCCGGTCATCAACGCCGGCGACGGCTGCGGGCATCATCCGACCCAGTCGCTCTTGGACTTATTGACGATTCGCCAAGAGTTTGGCGCTTTCACTGGCTTGACGGTGGCGATTATCGGCGACATCCGCCACAGCCGCGTCGCTCGCTCCAATGCGGAAGTGTTGACACGATTGGGCGCGAACGTCCTGTTTTCCGGACCGGAAGAGTGGAAAGACGAAACGAATCCGCACGGGACGTACGTCGAACTCGATGAGGCCATCGCCTGCGCCGATGTCGTGATGCTGCTTCGCATCCAGCACGAGCGGCATGCAGAAACGATGGGCTTGACAAAAGAAGAGTACCATGTGCGGTACGGGTTGACGCTTGAGCGGGCGCGGCGGATGAAACAAGGTGCCATCATCTTGCATCCGGCGCCGGTCAACCGCGGGGTCGAAATCGCCAGCGAACTCGTCGAAGCGAAGGCATCGCGCATTTTTAAACAAATGGAAAACGGCGTCTACGTGCGGATGGCTGTCTTAAAACGGGCAATGGAAGGGAGAATGGAGCATGGACGTATGGCTGAAAAATGGCATGTCGTTCAATGA
- the pyrK gene encoding Dihydrdoorotate oxidase B, electron transfer subunit, producing the protein MIGRERMTVASQRRIAERTYELTLSGRLVQQMKQPGQFVHVKAAATADPLLRRPLSLCHIDRERGQCTIIYRQEGKGTALLAQKQPGDAVDVLGPLGNGFPLEAAPAGGRALLVGGGIGVPPLYELAKQLTKRGVKVVSVLGFQTKAAVFYEEEFAAFGATYVATDDGSHGTPGRVTDVIEARSLEFDVLYACGPKPMLRALAERFPNRLVYVSLEERMGCGVGACFACVCHVPGSETAYKKVCSDGPVFRAGEVVL; encoded by the coding sequence ATGATCGGCCGCGAACGAATGACGGTCGCAAGCCAGCGGCGGATCGCCGAGCGGACGTATGAATTGACGCTTTCAGGCCGCCTCGTGCAACAGATGAAGCAACCGGGCCAGTTCGTTCATGTGAAGGCAGCGGCAACGGCCGATCCGCTTTTGCGCCGCCCGCTCAGCCTTTGCCATATCGATCGGGAGCGCGGACAGTGCACGATCATCTACCGCCAGGAAGGGAAAGGCACCGCGCTGTTGGCGCAAAAACAGCCGGGCGATGCGGTCGATGTGCTCGGCCCGCTCGGCAACGGCTTTCCGCTCGAGGCCGCGCCGGCGGGCGGCCGGGCGCTGCTAGTCGGCGGCGGCATCGGCGTCCCGCCGCTCTATGAACTGGCGAAACAGCTCACAAAGCGCGGCGTCAAAGTGGTGAGTGTGCTCGGGTTCCAAACGAAAGCAGCGGTCTTTTACGAAGAGGAATTCGCCGCGTTTGGGGCGACGTATGTCGCAACCGATGACGGCTCGCACGGAACGCCGGGGCGCGTCACCGATGTGATCGAAGCGCGCTCGCTTGAGTTTGACGTCTTGTACGCCTGCGGTCCGAAGCCGATGCTTCGGGCGCTTGCGGAACGGTTTCCGAACCGGCTGGTGTACGTGTCGCTCGAGGAGCGGATGGGCTGCGGCGTCGGGGCGTGTTTCGCCTGCGTCTGCCATGTGCCAGGGAGCGAGACGGCGTATAAAAAAGTATGCAGCGACGGCCCGGTGTTTCGGGCCGGGGAGGTGGTGCTATGA
- the carB_1 gene encoding Carbamoyl-phosphate synthase large chain encodes MPKRRDIETILVIGSGPIVIGQAAEFDYAGTQACLALKEEGYKVILVNSNPATIMTDTEIADKVYMEPLTLDFVARIIRKERPDAILPTLGGQTGLNLAVELAKAGVLEECGVEILGTKLEAIEKAEDREQFRALMNELGEPVPESAIIHSLEEAYAFVEQIGYPVIVRPAFTLGGTGGGICTNEEELVEIVSTGLKMSPVHQCLLERSIAGYKEIEYEVMRDANDNAIVVCNMENIDPVGIHTGDSIVVAPSQTLSDREYQLLRNASLKIIRALGIEGGCNVQLALDPDSFRYYVIEVNPRVSRSSALASKATGYPIAKLAAKIAVGLTLDEMINPVTGKTYACFEPALDYVVTKIPRFPFDKFESANRRLGTQMKATGEVMAIGRTFEESLLKAVRSLEIGVHHLELNEVKNAADDVIEKRIRKAGDERLFYIAEALRRGVTVETLHEWSQIDRFFLHKIQNIIEMETVLKNHPGDLDVLKKAKGLGFSDAAIAALWNKTERDVYALRRQEGIVPVYKMVDTCAAEFTSETPYYYSTYEEENESIVTEKPSVIVLGSGPIRIGQGIEFDYATVHCVWAIKQAGYEAIIINNNPETVSTDFSTSDKLYFEPLTAEDVMHVIDLEQPIGVIVQFGGQTAINLAAELEARGVRLLGTTLEDLDRAEDRDKFEQALSELGIPKPAGKTAVSVEEAVAIAEEIGYPVLVRPSYVLGGRAMEIVYNREELLHYMEHAVRVNPQHPVLVDRYITGKEVEVDAIADGETVVIPGIMEHIERAGVHSGDSIAVYPPQTLSAEVIDKIADYTIRLARGLHIVGLLNIQFVVAGSDVYVLEVNPRSSRTVPFLSKITGVPMANLATKAILGAKLADMGYETGVCPVRPGVYVKVPVFSFAKLRNVDISLGPEMKSTGEVIGKDMTFEKALYKGLVASGIQIQPHGAVLLTVADKDKEEAVELARRFADIGYQLLATNGTAETLKAAGIPVTVVNKIHSASPNILDVIRQGKAQVVINTLTKGKQPESDGFRIRREAVENGIPCLTSLDTARAMLQVLESMTFSTTAMTEGLVRS; translated from the coding sequence ATGCCTAAACGCCGCGACATTGAAACGATTTTAGTCATCGGCTCGGGGCCGATCGTCATCGGCCAGGCGGCTGAGTTCGACTATGCGGGAACGCAAGCGTGCCTCGCGTTGAAAGAAGAAGGATACAAAGTCATTCTCGTCAACTCGAATCCGGCGACGATCATGACCGATACGGAAATCGCCGATAAAGTGTATATGGAGCCGCTGACGCTCGATTTTGTCGCCCGCATTATCCGCAAAGAGCGGCCGGATGCGATTTTGCCGACGCTCGGCGGCCAGACGGGCCTTAACTTGGCGGTCGAGCTCGCCAAAGCCGGGGTGCTCGAGGAGTGCGGCGTCGAAATTCTCGGCACGAAGCTTGAAGCGATCGAAAAAGCGGAAGACCGCGAACAGTTCCGCGCCCTCATGAACGAGCTTGGCGAGCCGGTGCCGGAAAGCGCGATTATTCACAGCCTGGAAGAGGCGTATGCGTTTGTCGAACAAATCGGCTATCCGGTCATCGTCCGCCCCGCGTTCACGCTCGGCGGCACGGGCGGCGGCATTTGCACGAACGAAGAAGAGCTTGTCGAGATTGTGTCAACCGGCTTGAAGATGAGCCCGGTGCACCAATGCTTGCTCGAGCGGAGCATCGCCGGCTACAAGGAGATTGAATACGAAGTGATGCGCGACGCCAACGACAACGCGATCGTCGTCTGCAACATGGAAAACATCGATCCGGTCGGCATTCATACGGGTGACTCGATCGTCGTCGCCCCGAGCCAGACGTTAAGCGACCGCGAGTACCAGCTGCTCCGCAACGCGTCGCTTAAGATCATCCGCGCGCTTGGCATCGAAGGCGGCTGCAACGTCCAGCTGGCGCTAGACCCGGACAGCTTCCGCTATTACGTCATTGAAGTGAACCCGCGCGTCAGCCGCTCGTCGGCGTTGGCGTCAAAAGCGACGGGGTATCCGATCGCGAAACTGGCGGCGAAAATCGCCGTCGGGCTGACGCTTGATGAAATGATCAACCCGGTTACCGGGAAAACGTACGCCTGCTTCGAGCCGGCGCTCGATTATGTCGTCACGAAAATTCCGCGCTTTCCGTTTGACAAATTTGAATCGGCGAACCGCCGCCTTGGCACGCAAATGAAAGCGACCGGCGAAGTGATGGCGATCGGCCGGACGTTTGAAGAATCGCTGTTAAAAGCGGTTCGTTCGCTCGAGATCGGCGTGCACCATCTCGAATTGAACGAAGTAAAAAACGCGGCGGATGACGTGATCGAAAAACGGATCCGCAAGGCGGGCGATGAACGGCTCTTTTACATCGCCGAGGCGCTCCGCCGCGGGGTGACGGTGGAGACGCTGCATGAATGGAGCCAAATCGACCGCTTTTTCCTGCATAAGATTCAAAACATTATTGAGATGGAAACGGTCTTGAAAAACCACCCGGGCGACCTTGACGTGTTAAAAAAAGCGAAGGGGCTCGGCTTCTCCGATGCGGCGATAGCGGCATTATGGAACAAAACGGAGCGCGACGTTTACGCGCTGCGCCGCCAGGAAGGCATCGTGCCGGTGTACAAAATGGTCGATACGTGCGCGGCCGAGTTCACGTCGGAAACGCCGTACTACTACAGCACGTACGAGGAAGAAAATGAATCGATCGTGACGGAAAAACCGAGCGTCATCGTGCTTGGTTCCGGCCCGATCCGCATCGGCCAAGGGATTGAGTTTGACTACGCGACCGTCCATTGCGTCTGGGCCATTAAGCAGGCCGGCTATGAGGCGATCATCATCAACAACAACCCGGAAACGGTCTCGACCGACTTCAGCACATCGGACAAACTGTATTTCGAACCGCTGACGGCCGAAGACGTGATGCATGTCATCGACCTCGAGCAGCCGATCGGCGTCATCGTCCAATTCGGAGGGCAAACGGCCATCAACTTGGCGGCGGAACTCGAGGCGCGCGGCGTCCGCCTGCTTGGAACGACGCTTGAAGATTTGGACCGCGCCGAAGACCGCGACAAATTTGAACAGGCGCTCTCAGAGCTTGGCATTCCGAAGCCGGCCGGCAAAACCGCCGTTTCGGTCGAAGAAGCGGTCGCCATCGCCGAAGAAATCGGCTACCCGGTGCTCGTCCGTCCTTCGTACGTGCTCGGCGGCCGGGCGATGGAAATTGTCTATAACCGCGAGGAGCTGCTTCATTACATGGAACACGCCGTGCGCGTCAATCCGCAGCACCCGGTGCTCGTTGACCGGTACATCACCGGCAAAGAAGTCGAAGTCGACGCCATCGCCGACGGCGAGACGGTCGTCATTCCGGGGATCATGGAACATATCGAACGGGCCGGCGTCCATTCCGGCGACTCGATCGCCGTCTACCCGCCCCAGACATTAAGCGCGGAAGTGATCGACAAGATCGCGGATTACACGATCCGACTGGCGCGCGGGCTGCATATTGTCGGGCTGTTGAACATCCAGTTTGTCGTCGCAGGCAGCGACGTCTACGTCTTGGAAGTGAACCCGCGCTCAAGCCGCACGGTGCCGTTTTTAAGCAAAATCACCGGCGTGCCGATGGCGAATCTCGCCACGAAAGCCATTTTAGGGGCGAAGCTCGCCGACATGGGCTATGAGACGGGCGTCTGTCCGGTGCGCCCCGGTGTGTACGTGAAAGTGCCGGTGTTCTCGTTTGCGAAATTGCGCAACGTCGACATTTCGCTCGGCCCGGAAATGAAATCGACCGGCGAAGTGATCGGCAAAGACATGACGTTTGAAAAAGCGCTCTATAAGGGGCTCGTCGCCTCCGGCATCCAGATCCAGCCGCATGGGGCGGTGCTGTTGACGGTGGCCGACAAAGACAAAGAAGAAGCCGTCGAGCTGGCGCGCCGCTTTGCCGACATCGGCTACCAGCTGTTGGCGACGAACGGCACGGCGGAAACGTTGAAAGCGGCCGGCATTCCGGTGACGGTCGTCAATAAAATCCACTCGGCGTCACCGAACATTTTGGATGTCATCCGCCAAGGGAAGGCGCAAGTCGTCATCAACACGCTGACGAAAGGGAAGCAGCCGGAAAGCGACGGCTTCCGCATCCGCCGCGAAGCGGTCGAAAACGGCATCCCGTGCTTGACGTCGCTCGATACGGCCCGGGCGATGCTGCAAGTGCTCGAATCGATGACGTTTTCAACGACGGCGATGACGGAAGGGCTGGTGCGGTCATGA
- a CDS encoding Transposase codes for MGYLFLLALAIYHVFQRRVRPFITPEHPLKGAGGRKLTRPTGQAIFQLFQYVNVVLLELPDGRIQRALDRSLNLDQRRILQGLGMDESIYV; via the coding sequence TTGGGCTATTTGTTTCTGTTGGCCTTGGCCATTTACCACGTCTTCCAGCGCCGGGTGCGTCCGTTCATCACACCAGAACACCCATTAAAGGGCGCCGGAGGCCGCAAGCTGACCCGACCGACGGGGCAGGCGATTTTTCAGCTGTTTCAATATGTGAACGTCGTCCTGCTGGAGCTGCCAGACGGGCGCATCCAACGCGCACTCGATCGCTCCCTCAACCTGGACCAGCGAAGGATTCTGCAGGGATTGGGCATGGATGAGAGCATCTACGTCTAA
- the pyrE gene encoding Orotate phosphoribosyltransferase: MKHDIAAKLLEIGAVALQPNEPFTWSSGLKSPIYCDNRLTLAYPDVRRTIADGLAELIRTHFPEADLIAGTATAGIPHAAWVSERLELPMCYVRSQAKAHGKGKQIEGKAEPGQRVVVIEDLISTGGSSLAAVRALKEAGCEVLGVAAIFTYGLDKAKQAFAAENLPAYTLTDYDTLIETAVRLGAVSEHDLATLRKWRENPEEWGK, encoded by the coding sequence ATGAAACACGACATCGCCGCCAAATTGCTTGAAATCGGGGCGGTCGCCCTGCAGCCGAACGAGCCGTTTACATGGTCTTCGGGCTTGAAATCGCCGATTTATTGCGACAACCGCCTGACGCTCGCTTACCCCGACGTGCGCCGCACGATCGCCGACGGCCTCGCCGAACTCATCCGCACCCATTTCCCTGAGGCAGATCTCATCGCCGGCACAGCGACCGCCGGCATCCCGCACGCCGCCTGGGTGAGCGAGCGGCTTGAGCTGCCGATGTGCTACGTCCGCAGCCAGGCGAAAGCGCACGGCAAAGGAAAACAAATTGAAGGCAAAGCCGAACCGGGCCAGCGCGTGGTCGTTATCGAAGACTTGATCTCGACGGGCGGCAGCTCGCTTGCGGCCGTCCGCGCCTTGAAAGAAGCGGGCTGCGAAGTGCTTGGCGTCGCCGCCATTTTCACATACGGGCTTGACAAAGCGAAACAGGCGTTTGCGGCGGAGAATTTGCCTGCCTACACGCTCACCGACTACGACACCCTCATCGAAACGGCCGTTCGCCTTGGCGCCGTCAGCGAACACGATCTGGCGACATTGCGAAAATGGCGGGAGAATCCGGAGGAGTGGGGGAAATAA